Proteins from one Panthera leo isolate Ple1 chromosome D1, P.leo_Ple1_pat1.1, whole genome shotgun sequence genomic window:
- the LOC122200487 gene encoding olfactory receptor 52A1: protein MSISNITVFMPSVLTLIGIPGLETVQCWIGIPFCVMYLIAMIGNSLLLIVIRSERSLHEPMYIFVGMLGVTDIALATTIMPKMLGIFWFRVPDIYFDSCLLQMWLIHTFQCIESGILLAMALDRYVAICYPLRHAAIVTHRLVTQIGAVITLRAAFLVAPCLILIKFRFQFYHTTIISHSYCEHMAIVKLAAENVRVNKIYGLFVALTVAGFDLTFITLSYIQVFITVFHLPQKEARLKAFNTCIAHICVFLQLYLLAFFSFFTHRFGAHVPPYIHILFSSLYLLVPPFLNPLVYGAKTKQIRIHVVKLFSS, encoded by the coding sequence ATGTCCATTTCCAACATCACAGTCTTCATGCCTTCTGTGTTGACGCTGATAGGGATCCCAGGCCTAGAGACTGTGCAGTGCTGGATTGGGATTCCATTCTGTGTCATGTATCTCATTGCTATGATTGGAAATTCCTTGCTTCTGATCGTCATCAGGTCAGAGCGCAGCCTCCATGAGCCCATGTACATTTTCGTAGGCATGCTGGGAGTCACAGATATTGCACTTGCTACCACCATTATGCCCAAGATGCTCGGAATTTTCTGGTTTCGTGTGCCAGACATTTATTTTGATTCCTGTTTGCTTCAAATGTGGCTCATCCACACATTTCAGTGCATAGAGTCAGGCATCCTCCTGGCCATGGCTCTGGACCGTTATGTGGCCATCTGTTATCCACTAAGACATGCTGCCATTGTCACGCACCGCCTAGTCACCCAGATAGGGGCAGTGATAACACTCAGGGCCGCTTTCCTAGTAGCCCCATGCCTAATACTGATAAAGTTCCGGTTTCAGTTTTACCATACAACCATCATCTCCCACTCTTACTGTGAGCATATGGCCATTGTGAAACTAGCTGCAGAAAATGTACGGGTCAACAAAATCTATGGCTTGTTTGTGGCACTCACCGTTGCAGGGTTTGACCTCACATTCATCACTTTGTCCTACATACAGGTATTTATCACCGTTTTTCATTTGCCCCAGAAGGAGGCTCGGCTGAAAGCATTCAATACGTGCATCGCTCacatctgtgtctttctccagctctacctccttgccttcttctccttcttcacaCATAGATTTGGTGCTCATGTTCCCCCTTATATCCACATCCTCTTTTCTAGCCTCTACTTGCTGGTCCCCCCATTTCTCAATCCACTTGTCTATGGTGCCAAGACCAAGCAGATCCGCATTCATGTGGTAAAGTTGTTCTCTTCATAA
- the LOC122200631 gene encoding olfactory receptor 52A1-like — protein sequence MSVSNITVFRPSVLTLIGIPGLETVQCWIGIPFCVMYLIAMIGNSLLLIIIRSERSLHEPMYIFVGMLGVTDIVLGTSIVPKMLGIFWFHVPEIYFDSCLLQMGLIHTFQCIESGILLAMALDRYVAICYPLRHAAIFTHHLVSQIATVVTLRAALLVAPSLVLIKCRFQFYHTTIISHCYCEHMAIVKMAAENVRVNKIYGLFVAFTVAGFDLIFITLSYIQIFITVFRLPQKEARLKAFNTCIAHICVFLQFYILAFFSFFTHRFGAHVPPYIHILFSSLYLLVPPFLNPLVYGAKTKQIRIHLIKMLYSQNAL from the coding sequence ATGTCCGTTTCCAACATCACCGTCTTCAGGCCTTCTGTGTTGACGCTGATAGGGATCCCAGGCCTAGAGACTGTGCAGTGCTGGATTGGGATTCCATTCTGTGTCATGTATCTCATTGCTATGATTGGAAACTCCTTGCTTCTGATCATCATCAGGTCAGAGCGCAGCCTCCATGAGCCCATGTACATTTTCGTAGGCATGCTGGGAGTCACAGATATTGTACTTGGCACGAGCATTGTGCCCAAGATGCTTGGAATCTTCTGGTTTCATGTGCCAGAGATTTATTTTGATTCTTGCTTGCTTCAAATGGGGCTCATCCACACATTTCAGTGCATAGAGTCAGGCATCCTCCTGGCCATGGCTCTGGACCGTTATGTGGCCATCTGTTATCCACTAAGACATGCTGCCATCTTCACCCACCACCTAGTCTCCCAAATAGCGACTGTGGTAACACTCAGGGCTGCCCTTCTTGTAGCCCCATCTTTAGTACTAATAAAATGCCGGTTTCAGTTTTACCATACAACCATCATCTCCCACTGCTACTGTGAGCATATGGCCATTGTGAAAATGGCTGCAGAAAATGTACGGGTCAACAAAATTTATGGCTTGTTTGTGGCATTCACCGTTGCAGGGTTTGACCTCATATTCATCACTTTGTCCTACATACAGATATTTATCACCGTTTTTCGTCTGCCCCAGAAGGAGGCTCGGTTGAAAGCATTCAATACATGCATTGCTCACATCTGTGTATTTCTCCAGTTCTACATCCttgccttcttctccttcttcacaCATAGGTTTGGTGCTCATGTTCCCCCTTATATCCACATCCTCTTTTCTAGCCTCTACTTGCTGGTCCCCCCATTTCTCAATCCACTTGTCTACGGTGCCAAGACCAAGCAGATCCGGATTCACCTGATAAAGATGTTGTATTCACAAAATGCACTGTGA